The sequence GATaatctaattaaataaatattaaaaatagtcctgaattttttttttattaaattatttattcatttatttctgtaattgtttatttaacttatttatttttaacttgtttattttttatatactgGCTGTATTCTTACATGTATGTAAGTATTTTATAAATTATGCGCaatgattttctttctcattGCATAATTCACAtctcttcatcatcttcatctgtcAGAGATATGCAGGGGTAGAGAGGGGGCGTGGTCTGTCTTGTAGGAGGGGCGTTTGAGCTACATCGCGGTTTTTTTCCTAGTGCGCCATTTTGGCTCCTGAGCGAGACGCGTCGTGTGATTGGGCTCCAGGCGCCACTATCGGAGCCAATCAGAGGTGCATCGGGCGGCGGCGAAGACGGTGAGTGAGCGCGGCTGCTGGGAGGGGACGGGACTCGGTCGGTTAGCTGGGGATTGGTGTGTGACCGACCAACCAAATGACTAAAATCATTATAAACAGGAATAGTGCGTATTGTGTATGTCAAGGTCCACTCAGTGGACGGCATGCACGTGTATGTCTCTAATTATGTGGTTAAAACGATAAAACAATGTCGAGAAATTGTTTATTTCGTTGTTTTTCCGTTAAGCAGCGCTGGCGTCTCAAATAGGCCCAGTTTTGCGCCTGGCtttgttatatattttctgACTTTCGTATTGTCTAAAATGTCGATTGGAGGCAGTTGGTTGATGTATTGGTTATAAACAACCAAAATAGGGTTAATAAGTGTTAGTATTTGTTTGGCTTTAATCATTGGTTTACGCAGAAAACATACGCTCGTGCATGAGAACATGGAGAGCGATGTGCTAACGCAGCGCCAGCAATGTTAGACAAAGAAACAAGCCACCATATTTTATTAACACCCTATAAACACTACTTCAGTATTGAGTAGTCATGTAAAATGTGCTGTTTAAATAAAAAGGGGTTTCGTTTGTGAAAACATGAATGTTGAAACACAACAAAAGCGTCTGTGACGATACAAAGACTCGACGGGTGAAACAGATCAATTTAACGTTAATGATAATAGAAACTGTAGCACCGAAACccaaaacagtgtttttctttCTAATTTGAGTAATAGAAAAAAATCTTGTCGTTTcctgtattttatttacatgACTGTAGCAAATTACAAGGTCAACAACAATATGTCATTTAGCATAGCATTTATATTTCAGTCATGTAAATAGGATAAGATTTGCATATATTTAATGTGCAGAATATAATCTGTTTatgaacatttttctttttgcttCTCAGTTTAAAAAGAATGAAAACTATATCAAattgaaaaatatgaaaaatgtttttcattaacAGAAAACAGTCCCATTCCTTACAGCTTTTTTTTCCTAATTTAGgcctaatatatttttttaagcatACAAAAACTTAATTAAGAGATGAATATCACACTATAATAATCACAACAACAAAGGTTCCTACAGAAAATTATAATGTCTaggttttcttgtttttttatgcatgtttcatATTTCGCAGGGAGAAAGTGTTTATATCTTGAGCTCTTATAAAAATATACTGTTTGTACCATGATAAAGCTGTGGCTTCAAACGGTATATATACCTTGATTACATTTGTGTTCCATTTATATGGTACTCCAAAGTATTAAAGAAAACCATAATGCTGCAAGCCTAAAATGATGAAAATATTTCCACTTTTTTAGAACTTTTTGTTTGTGTTAACTTGCAGTTAAATATGTCTagtaatttaaacaataaatatgaAAAGGTAACAATACAGGGaattcatttaataaaaaaattctaattattttagttaaaaaaaagattaacaTAATTTAAAGAGCTGACTCAATACTAAAATGATGTATGTTATAATCCAGCAATTCTGTCTAGCATCTTTTAAGCTTCTTTCATCAGATTCATGTGCTGTTGCATAAGAGATCAGATTTATGCAACAACATGTTGTTGCTATTTTTCAGACTTAAGTTTCATCTCATCGCTCAGCCCACAGAAGTCAGACAGCAAACATGGAGCAGTACACCACCACAACGACAACTAGTGGAGAGCAGATAGTGGTGCAGACCAGCAGTGGACAGATCCAACAACAGGTATTGTGTGAAATTTACAGGCAGTATCTGACAATGCAGTACTGTATTAAAGTCTGTATTTCAGAGACGCAATAAGTAGTGATAAAGCATCTCAGTGTGGCATAAAACCATAGAAGgaaagtttttgtgtgtgtttttactaATCTGCAAGTCACATTAGTCAGTTTGTAGTATGGTGACGGTCCCTTATCTCTGGCTCAGGGCACAGTGACTGCGGTGCAGTTGCAGACTGAGCCTCAGGTAGGCCAGACTGCAGCCCAGCAGGTTCTTCAGGTAGTGGTTGGCTCTCTGAGCCCCTCTGCTGTCTCCAAATCTCCATGCATGCAATTTCAACTCACATTGCCTCTGAGTCGAATGTTAAGATATCAGATATCTGTGACCTGTGTGCTTTTTGCATCTGTCTCAGTTTAAGTTTATCACTCACTTTGACTTACAACAAGAATTTCAGTGTCCAAAGGACACCCACATGTTTTAGCATGCTTCGTTTTGCAAACtgcattaaaaattttaaaacagCTGCTCCACCAACTTTTTGCATTTCTGACATTCACATGCACTGCATTTTCTTTGCATGCATCTGTGTTTTGCATTGTCTCAATGTATATCATAATGTCATaataaaataagcatttacaaactgaaatatttcatattaatattGCCTGTAatgtatggaagcccatttctgccacaaaagaaaaaaaaatcatgctctggtaagtcataattatgacacataaagttaaaattatgaCATAGTCATGACGTAATTATGAGATGAAGTCAAAATTGActtaaaaagtcgcaattatgacaaaaatttgAAATTATGACAGTCATCATCATGAGATGAAaactcaaaattatgacatactgtcataattatgacttaaaaagtcacaattttgacttaaaaagttgaaattatgattaaaaaagtcgaaattatgtcAAATGTCGACTTTTTACATCATAATTTTGACAAGACATTTTCAATTATGacgtcataattatgatatagattaaacaaaatctaaattatgacttaaaaaatctaaattatgatataaaaagttgaatttataagattaaaaagtcaaaattatgtaaaaagtCAAGATTATTACTTGTCATAATGATGACAAAAAGTAGAAATTGACAGattaaaaattatgacttaaaaagtctaaattatgaGTTGAAGTTATGACTTAAATCAAAATTAGGAtttaaataattgaaattataagattaaaaagtcaaaattatgacatagtCGGTCAAAATTCTGACGTAAAAAGATTATGAGAAAGGAttatcaaaattatgacatttagactttttatctcgtaattaacttttaagtcataattttgactttttaagtcaATTTGACTCAGTAGTTTCAACTTttgatgtcataattatgacttaccagagcatttctttttttcttttgtggtgGAAATGGTCTTTCAAAGTAATGCAATTCTGTGTTAACCTCAGGTAAATTATCTTAAAGTTTACATaaaatgaatgatttttttgCATGCATCCTCTTCTAAGGTCCAAGGGCAACCTCTTATGGTACAAGTCAGCGGGGGTCAGCTCATCACTTCCTCTGGGCAGCCCATAATGGTACAGGCCATGACAGGAGGACAAGGTCAAACCATCATGCAAGTACCAGTATCTGGTACACAGGGGCTGCAGCAGGTGGGTGGAGCTAATTTTACACACAATTGCTGTttaaaatgacaacattttcaccAACTTATTTAACTTCTCTGTTTATTGTTACTTTAGTAGTGTTAtatagcagtggttctcaaccagtTAAATTGATTGAAAATGAGACAAAACAGCTAAAATGTCTTGTTTTAATTCAGCTTTTGTCTTTGAAGAACCAGGATTCTTAGAAAACCTGGATATATCAGGAAGCCTTATTTTAATAGTGTGATTTCTAGACCTGGAAGAACATGTAAATTAGTAACATTTTTAACTCTATGGGCATTTTTATGACAAgctctaaaacattttatcagctataaattgtgaataaagaattttaaaaaataatcttatcCAGTAAATCAGTAACAACTGGAAAAGTCATGCAGCCCATAAAAATAGTTGTGGGCATGGAGTCAAAAACTTTGAGAGCCACAGCAGTATAGTGTTCCATCAAGATATTGGGGATGTAATTGTAATGAAATTGCTAAATTTGGCACAGATTCAGTTGGTACAACCCAGTCAGATCCAGCTTCCTGGTGGGCAGACATTACAACTACAGGGTCAGCAGGGACAGACCCAACAGATCATCATTCAACAGCCACAGACTGCGGTCACTGCAGGACAGAACCAGGTATCCTACGATCCTTTCCAGGTTTGCTAACTTCATTTTGACACATATTTGAACAAATATAAAGTATCACCTGCTAGAAGCTACTCTCTTGCAGTTAAATACAAGCTGCAGGTAAATAAACATTCATCCTTTGTATATTGTCAGGGTCAGCAGCAGATCACTGTACAGGGTCAGCAGGTGGCACAAACCGCTGAAGGACAGACCATCGTTTACCAGCCTGTAAATGCAGATGGGACCATCCTGCAGCAAGGTAGCACTGCTATTCCACTGCAAAACATCACttttaaagcttttaaagttatgatatgcaattaatttgaattcctttttttttaccatCCAGGAATGATCACCATTCCAGCTGCATCTTTAGCAGGAGCTCAGTTAGTCTCAGCTGGATCCAACACAAACACCACTAACACCGGTCAGGGCACAGTCACGGTCACTCTTCCCATGGCAGGAAACATGGTCAATGCTGGAGGAATGGTCATGGTGAGCATTTCTGGTCACTTTTATGTATAACCTATATAGATGATATATTTAATCCATATTTTCTAAGACTTGTGTATGTGTTTATAATTGAATCAGATGGTCCCAGGGGGTGGCGGGTCAGTTCCCACAATGCAGCGCATTCCTCTTCCT comes from Chanodichthys erythropterus isolate Z2021 chromosome 6, ASM2448905v1, whole genome shotgun sequence and encodes:
- the nfya gene encoding nuclear transcription factor Y subunit alpha isoform X2 translates to MEQYTTTTTTSGEQIVVQTSSGQIQQQGTVTAVQLQTEPQVGQTAAQQVLQVQGQPLMVQVSGGQLITSSGQPIMVQAMTGGQGQTIMQVPVSGTQGLQQIQLVQPSQIQLPGGQTLQLQGQQGQTQQIIIQQPQTAVTAGQNQGQQQITVQGQQVAQTAEGQTIVYQPVNADGTILQQGMITIPAASLAGAQLVSAGSNTNTTNTGQGTVTVTLPMAGNMVNAGGMVMMVPGGGGSVPTMQRIPLPGAEMLEEEPLYVNAKQYHRILKRRQARAKLEAEGKIPKERRKYLHESRHRHAMARKRGDGGRFFSPKEKEEMAMQALKVSEGLELSSHWPATSAPPLG
- the nfya gene encoding nuclear transcription factor Y subunit alpha isoform X1, whose translation is MEQYTTTTTTSGEQIVVQTSSGQIQQQGTVTAVQLQTEPQVGQTAAQQVLQVQGQPLMVQVSGGQLITSSGQPIMVQAMTGGQGQTIMQVPVSGTQGLQQIQLVQPSQIQLPGGQTLQLQGQQGQTQQIIIQQPQTAVTAGQNQVSYDPFQGQQQITVQGQQVAQTAEGQTIVYQPVNADGTILQQGMITIPAASLAGAQLVSAGSNTNTTNTGQGTVTVTLPMAGNMVNAGGMVMMVPGGGGSVPTMQRIPLPGAEMLEEEPLYVNAKQYHRILKRRQARAKLEAEGKIPKERRKYLHESRHRHAMARKRGDGGRFFSPKEKEEMAMQALKVSEGLELSSHWPATSAPPLG
- the nfya gene encoding nuclear transcription factor Y subunit alpha isoform X3; the encoded protein is MEQYTTTTTTSGEQIVVQTSSGQIQQQVQGQPLMVQVSGGQLITSSGQPIMVQAMTGGQGQTIMQVPVSGTQGLQQIQLVQPSQIQLPGGQTLQLQGQQGQTQQIIIQQPQTAVTAGQNQGQQQITVQGQQVAQTAEGQTIVYQPVNADGTILQQGMITIPAASLAGAQLVSAGSNTNTTNTGQGTVTVTLPMAGNMVNAGGMVMMVPGGGGSVPTMQRIPLPGAEMLEEEPLYVNAKQYHRILKRRQARAKLEAEGKIPKERRKYLHESRHRHAMARKRGDGGRFFSPKEKEEMAMQALKVSEGLELSSHWPATSAPPLG